Part of the Oscillospiraceae bacterium genome, TCCTTATCAATACGGATGAATCATCCGTAATAATATGCGGTGGTTTTGCCGATGGCGGCATTCATCTCATCGAGCATTTGATTTCCTCCCAGTTCGAGCATCGCTGCGCGGTATTCGTCCACAATCTCTTGTACCGTTTGATCGGAATCAAAGATTGCGTTTTGGAAGTATTTTAAATATAGCTTGTAAGCGGCGTTTTTATTTTCATAATAGGTCGATGATTTCATGCTTTGGTATAGCTGATACGCCAATGGAATCTTGATCATCTCCCCGGAATTGATTGCATCGCTTTTTTGTCTTAAAAATGCGTTTAGTTTGCCGGTATAAGTGTCCGTACTTGTGTCGATGACTCCGTCTTGACCGTAGTAGATATCCGCATCCGAATAGGGGAAGATATCCGGCAATCCGCCTGTTAAGCTCGGCAGGCTGGGGATTATATAGTCACCGTCGGAATTCTGCACCATATTAACCGTAATTGTTCCGTCGCTGTTCAAGGTATAATTGTCCGAGGAACCTAGCCAGCATTCCAAATAATTTTCCTGAGAGCCGAACAGCATATCAATTAGTAAATTGACAGTTTCTTGGGGCTGCGGGGTGTCTGGCGTCATGGCGAAACCGTTGACGGAAGAGACAATGATTTGCGGGTATTCGGAATTCAAATTATACAATTCGGTAGAATTTTCGTGTTCTGTGTAGAAAAAGGTAGTTGGAATATAATAATTTTGGCTATATCCCGAAGCGATAAGTCCGTTTTCAAATTTTGTATAGTCCGGTGTATAATCAACAGAAATTACGCCGGTATTATAGAGTTCGCGCAGATATTCCAACGCTTCAATGGCAGCGGGTTTCGTTAGCCAGTCCACAAAACAATCGGCTGTCGGGTCATAATTGAACATCGTGAATCCGGAATAATCGGTGTAAAGCCCGTATGCATTCAAAATATCTGTCGTTGATCTTACACTGACGCTGCCAATGGCGGCATTGCCATATTCCTGTAAATAAGTCATAGCGAAATTGTTGAACGAATCGAGATCGGTTACGGTGAGTCCGGTCGCAGCCAGTGCTTTGTTACTGATGATGCGGACGCTATATGTCTGGCTAGCCGAAGTGGGAATCGCATAGATATGACCGTTTATTTCAAATAGAGATTTAAAATCATCGGGCAGGGCATTCCAAGTCGGATTATTGGCAAGATATTCATCCAAAGGCATGACAGAGTCATATTCAACATAAGAATTCAATACACTGTTTGTTCTGACTGAGATTAAACCGGTAAATGTATCGGTTGTCTGTTCCTCCGAAGCGGAAGATGTGGTTTCGGAGTCCGTTGCGCCGCTTTCGGATGAGACATCGGTACTTTCCATATAGTTTTTGTTGTCTGAATAGATTTTAAATTGAACACCGTAATGTTCAGCCATCTCGTCCAGCCATTGCTGTTTGGCGGCATTGTTCATATCCGAACTTGAATACGAGAAAAAGTCACTTTTAAGAATGCTGATGGATTCGGGATAGGCGAGATGCTTCTGGCTCGGAACACATGCGCCCATCAACATACCGGAGGCGGTTACGGCAACGATTAAAACGCAGCTCATAACTTTATTTTTAAATCCTTTTTTCTGATATGTCATAATGGCACCCAACCTTTCTTTCAGGGTCCGTTTTTCCTCGCAGAGTGTCGTGGCGATGACGCCTGCGGGATAACGGTGTGCGGCGGCGAGATTGATCAGTGTCTCGCCGTAAATCTGTTTTTCATCGTTTTGCAGGTTTTTAATTAAGGCCTCGTCGCAGGAGAGTTCGCAGTCACGGCTGACTTCACGGCGAACCAACCATACGATCGGATTGAACCAGTGAATTGCGTTCACAAAAAGCGCGAACCATTTATACAGCAAATCATGGCGGCGTTTGTGCGTAAGCTCATGTGTTAAAGCGCCTACTAATTCGTTTTTCGTATAAATCACGTCGGGCAGGACAATGCTTTGACGGAATAAACCGATCAGCATCGGTGTTTTCGCCAACGGATTTTGATGGATTTTCAGTTTGCATCCGAGTTGTGCGGCAATGTTTTGGATATTTTCATCCGCTGTTCTGTTGACCTTTTTCAATTTCGCAGTAAATATACTGTAACTGATCAAAGTAAAACCGCAAAACGCCGCAAAACCGGCTGCCCAGAGATAAGGGATCAATTCCATAAAACCGACAGATCGTTTTACTGTCGTCTCTGCGGCGGTTTGTGTTTCGGCGGGAACGGTTGTTGTTTCAACTGCGGTTTCCGCAGAAACAGCAGCGGGTGTTGAAACGACTTCAACAATCTGAACTGCAGAGGATTCCGAGACCGCCGGTACGGAGAAAACCGAATTAGACGAAGTGATCGGTGTGGCGTTTTCGACCGATGTGACTGCGGAGACCGCTGTTTGACTGTTCCCGGCATAGATTCGGTCGAGCAGAGCGCCTTCGAACGAGAACGGCAGTACCAGACGAACCAATGCGATCAGCCAGAGATAATACAACACCGATTTTGAGAGATTTTTCTTCCAGAGCGCCTTAACCGCAAAGATCAATCCCGCGATCACGGTACCTGAAAGGGAAAGGGATAATAACAGTAATGTTAAATCACTCATTTTGATCCTCCGGGTTCTCGACCTTGAACATCTCGCGCAGTTCGGCGATATCGTCGTCGCCCAATCTGTTTTGCGACAGCATCGCCGCCACGAGGTCTTTCACGCTGCCGCCGTAAAGCCGATCAATCAGCTGCTGCGTGTTTGTGAGGTTGTATTCCTGTTCCGTGACGATCGGAGAATAATAAAAGATCTCTTTCTTTTCTGCTCTTACCGCATCCTTTTGGCAAAGCCGGCGCAGCAGTGTTCGGGTAGTGGAAGAATCCCAACCGCATTTTTTTGATAATTCGTCTGTGATAACCGAAACGGGCAAAGGTTTTCCGGCTGTCCAGAGCGTTTTCATGACCTCGGATTCGGAATCGGTGATTTTCAATGATTTATCAAAGGATTTATCAAAAGATTTATCGTTCATACGGCATTTCCTCCGGTTTTAAATTGTGCGTTACAGCTGTAACTATCTATATGTTACCACTGTAACATTTTTTTGTCAATAGGTTTTAGAAAAAAATTCCTAAAATATTTTTTGCCGAAATTCAGAGTTGACAAAAAGAGGGGAACATGTTAAAATAATGCGCGTTTGCTGGCATAGCTCAGTCGTGTAGAGAAGGTCTGCAAACAGACCTCGCTGATTCGTAATCAACAGGTCGTCGGTTAAAAATGCTGGCATAGCTCAGTTGGTAGAGCAGCTGATTCGTAATCAGCAGGTCGGGTGTTCAAGTCACCTTGCCAGCTCCAAACAAACTCTCGAGATTTCGGGAGTTTTTATTTTTAAATATCTGCCGGCATAGCTCAGTCGTGTAGAGAAGGTCTGCAAACAGACCTCGCTGATTCGTATTCAGCAGGTCGGGTGTTCTGAGCGTCGATTTATCGACGCTTTGGCGCCTTTGCCAGCTCCAGCGGTGAGTCACCGCTGACAAGTCGCGCTCACAGAAAGTGGGCGCTTTTTGTTTTTATGCACGCGTTCTGGGTTTTATTTTATATGGGAATAAAAAACTTAATCAGCAGGTCTGGTGTTCTGAGCGTCGATTTATCGACGCTTTGGCACCTTTGCCAGCTCCAAACAAACTCTCAGATTTCGGGAGTTTTTATTTTTAAATATCTGCCGGCATAGCTCAGTCGTGTAGAGAAGGTCTGCAAACAGACCTCGCTGATTCGTAATCAGCAGATCGGGTGTTCTGAGCGTCGATTTATCTACGCTTTGGCACCTTTGCCAGCTCCAAAACAGACGAAGGGGTTCCGAAAATTCGAAATCCCTTCGTCTGTAAAAAGAATCGTGCATAAGCGCGATTCTTTCGGGTTCGTAATCTTATTAAGCCGCGCCCACAGAAAGTGGGCGCTTTTTGTTTTTATACACGCGTTCTGGTTTTTATTTTATATGGGAATAAAAAACTTAATTAGCAGGTCGGGTGTTTTGAGCGTCGATTTATCGACGCTTTGGCGCCTTTGCCAGCTCCAAAACAGACGAAGGGGTTCCGAAAATTCGAAATCCCTTCGTCTGTAAAAAGAATCGTGCATAAGCGCGATTCTTTCGGGTTCGTAATCTTATTAAGCCGCGCTCACAGAAAGTGGGCGCTTTTTGTTTTTTAAACACACGTTATAGGTTTTATTTATAATAGAGACGGAAACTTTCTTTATATAAAGAGATGGCATAACTCAGTCAGTGAATGAAAATTTAAATCAGGTCGAATATAGCCAAAATGAACGAATTGAAACCGTCAAATACCACTTTAGTGGTATTGCTTTGAGCATAAATACAGCATAATATAAATATAGTGTTTCCATAAATTCGGAAAGGGTGAAAACAGATGCGCCGGACTGTTTGTCTGATCGTGATTCTGCTGTGCTTTGGTTTTTACGGATGTTCGGGGAATCAAAGCGAAACGGAACTTTTATCTGTACTATCGGAAGAATCCAAATCATCGGT contains:
- a CDS encoding M56 family metallopeptidase, which gives rise to MSDLTLLLLSLSLSGTVIAGLIFAVKALWKKNLSKSVLYYLWLIALVRLVLPFSFEGALLDRIYAGNSQTAVSAVTSVENATPITSSNSVFSVPAVSESSAVQIVEVVSTPAAVSAETAVETTTVPAETQTAAETTVKRSVGFMELIPYLWAAGFAAFCGFTLISYSIFTAKLKKVNRTADENIQNIAAQLGCKLKIHQNPLAKTPMLIGLFRQSIVLPDVIYTKNELVGALTHELTHKRRHDLLYKWFALFVNAIHWFNPIVWLVRREVSRDCELSCDEALIKNLQNDEKQIYGETLINLAAAHRYPAGVIATTLCEEKRTLKERLGAIMTYQKKGFKNKVMSCVLIVAVTASGMLMGACVPSQKHLAYPESISILKSDFFSYSSSDMNNAAKQQWLDEMAEHYGVQFKIYSDNKNYMESTDVSSESGATDSETTSSASEEQTTDTFTGLISVRTNSVLNSYVEYDSVMPLDEYLANNPTWNALPDDFKSLFEINGHIYAIPTSASQTYSVRIISNKALAATGLTVTDLDSFNNFAMTYLQEYGNAAIGSVSVRSTTDILNAYGLYTDYSGFTMFNYDPTADCFVDWLTKPAAIEALEYLRELYNTGVISVDYTPDYTKFENGLIASGYSQNYYIPTTFFYTEHENSTELYNLNSEYPQIIVSSVNGFAMTPDTPQPQETVNLLIDMLFGSQENYLECWLGSSDNYTLNSDGTITVNMVQNSDGDYIIPSLPSLTGGLPDIFPYSDADIYYGQDGVIDTSTDTYTGKLNAFLRQKSDAINSGEMIKIPLAYQLYQSMKSSTYYENKNAAYKLYLKYFQNAIFDSDQTVQEIVDEYRAAMLELGGNQMLDEMNAAIGKTTAYYYG
- a CDS encoding BlaI/MecI/CopY family transcriptional regulator, giving the protein MNDKSFDKSFDKSLKITDSESEVMKTLWTAGKPLPVSVITDELSKKCGWDSSTTRTLLRRLCQKDAVRAEKKEIFYYSPIVTEQEYNLTNTQQLIDRLYGGSVKDLVAAMLSQNRLGDDDIAELREMFKVENPEDQNE